From the Chlamydia ibidis 10-1398/6 genome, the window TGTAACTGAAGAGCAGCCAGGGGATCTTGGTGTGGGGTTTGTACATAGAAGCGAGCCCTTCGTTCCTCCTTTGCCTCAAGTGTCTTGTCATATTACGCATACTACCGAAAAGACGAAAGATATTATATCCCATAATTTAAGCTGTTCTGCTCTCTATGGCGGTAAGATAGAAGGAGTAGGCCCTAGATATTGTCCTTCTATAGAAGATAAGATAGTTAAGTTTTCTGATAAAGAACGCCATCATGTTTTTATAGAGCCTGAGGGTATTAATACTCAGGAGGTTTATGTTAATGGCCTGTCTACTTCAATGCCGTTTCGTATCCAATACGAAATGATTCGTTCTGTTCGTGGTTTAGAAAACGCAGTAATTACACGTCCTGCATATGCAATCGAGTATGATTATGTTCACGGCAATGTGATTCATCCTACTATGGAGAGCAAATTAGTAGAGGGACTTTTTTTGTGCGGTCAGATTAATGGAACCACAGGTTACGAAGAAGCCGCTGCTCAGGGATTGGTAGCAGGAATTAATGCTGTAAATAAGGTGCTAGGACGTCCGGCATTTGTCCCTTCGCGTCAGGAGTCTTATATTGGTGTGATGTTAGATGATCTCACCACACAAGTATTGGATGAGCCTTATCGTATGTTTACAGGGCGTGCTGAGCATAGATTGTTATTGAGGCAGGATAATGCTTACATGCGCTTATCTCATTATGGTCGTGATTTAGGTTTATTGTCCAAAGACCGTTACGAGATGTTTGAAAGTCAAAAGCAACTTATTGAGCAAGAGAAGGCCCGTCTTTCCAAGGTTTTCAAGCATTATGGTAGCTCAGTTGTCTCTCTAGCTAAGGTATTGTGTCGCCCAGAAGTATCTTATGAAATTTTACATGCTACTTTTCCTGAAGATGTACAGGACCTCGGACCGATATTGAATGCATCGTTAGAGATGGAAATCAAATACGCTGGTTATATAGATCGCCAAAAAGCATTAATTCATAGCTTATCCAAAGCGGAAAACATGTTAATTCCTGAAGGCTTTGATTATAACCAAATCTCGGCTCTTAGTTTAGAGGCTAGAGAGAAGCTGACGAAATTTACACCGCGAACTATAGGATCTGCCTCTAGAATATCTGGTATTGCTAATGCGGATATTCAGGTTCTTATGATTGCCTTGAAAAAGTATGCTCATCAATGATTGTTTTTTAATAGATCTTCAGGGAACTTCAATTTTCAAACAATTGCAAATAGAAGAAGCATTATTGCGTAATTCACGAGATAATTTTTGTATTATCAATAATGGTATTCCTGACGCAATTGTTTTAGGCATATCTAGAAAAATTCAGGATGATGTTAATTTGCATAATGCGCGT encodes:
- the mnmG gene encoding tRNA uridine-5-carboxymethylaminomethyl(34) synthesis enzyme MnmG, whose protein sequence is MWTHPISYDVIVVGAGHAGCEAAYCAAKMGASVLLLTSNLDTIAKLSCNPAVGGIGKGHIVREIDALGGIMAEVTDLSGIQFRILNQTKGPAVRAPRAQVDKQLYHVHMKRLLENVSGLHIMQGTVDSLLDNSSGVLGVSTKEGVSYLGKTVILSSGTFMRGLIHIGSRNFSGGRLGDPATNGLSSALKERGFPLSRLKTGTPPRLLASSIDFSVTEEQPGDLGVGFVHRSEPFVPPLPQVSCHITHTTEKTKDIISHNLSCSALYGGKIEGVGPRYCPSIEDKIVKFSDKERHHVFIEPEGINTQEVYVNGLSTSMPFRIQYEMIRSVRGLENAVITRPAYAIEYDYVHGNVIHPTMESKLVEGLFLCGQINGTTGYEEAAAQGLVAGINAVNKVLGRPAFVPSRQESYIGVMLDDLTTQVLDEPYRMFTGRAEHRLLLRQDNAYMRLSHYGRDLGLLSKDRYEMFESQKQLIEQEKARLSKVFKHYGSSVVSLAKVLCRPEVSYEILHATFPEDVQDLGPILNASLEMEIKYAGYIDRQKALIHSLSKAENMLIPEGFDYNQISALSLEAREKLTKFTPRTIGSASRISGIANADIQVLMIALKKYAHQ